The Desulfosoma caldarium genome has a window encoding:
- the murD gene encoding UDP-N-acetylmuramoyl-L-alanine--D-glutamate ligase: protein MKRKEVSHGCQEKPLLVVVGLGVSGQAACRWGLRQGYRVLAMDHSQEPPLRCAATTLEAEGVDVRLGVHRLEDFLHAELVVVSPGVPVDTEVFRAVQERGIPLIGELEWAWRFLKVPTMAVTGTNGKTTTTELLGTFLQSAGFEVFVGGNIGTPLTGWLADHWKELSNGTSAASLLDWCVLEVSSFQLDTAPSFMPDIGIILNVTQDHLDRYESFDAYAASKFSLFKRSAGLVQTAVINADDPVCCRWASQIAAQTLYFSRSNSSAAAITDGRILTVMDPRGVRRQFRLDRWALRGWHNLENLMAATLAALRGGVDPQTIQEVIDTFRPSAHRMEWLGTVDGVGFINDSKGTNVGAVIKALESCAQPVVLLLGGRSKKTDFRDLAPLCAEKVRAVVGFGETGPQAAEELSGHVPTVVVQDLEKAFHEAVQRAVSGDVVLLSPGCASFDQYANYAARGDHFRALFEQHKKKAAERSGMV from the coding sequence GTGAAACGGAAAGAAGTCTCTCACGGCTGCCAAGAAAAGCCTCTTCTCGTGGTGGTAGGGCTTGGTGTTTCGGGCCAGGCCGCTTGCCGATGGGGATTGCGCCAGGGGTATCGCGTGCTCGCCATGGATCATTCTCAGGAGCCGCCTCTTCGTTGTGCGGCGACGACCCTTGAGGCCGAAGGCGTCGATGTGCGCTTAGGTGTCCATCGGCTCGAAGATTTTCTGCATGCCGAGCTTGTGGTGGTGAGTCCAGGGGTTCCTGTGGACACGGAGGTGTTTCGAGCGGTTCAAGAGCGGGGCATTCCCCTCATTGGCGAACTGGAATGGGCCTGGCGGTTCCTGAAAGTTCCCACCATGGCTGTCACGGGCACCAACGGCAAGACCACCACCACCGAACTGCTGGGAACCTTTTTGCAATCGGCCGGTTTCGAGGTCTTCGTGGGTGGCAACATCGGCACACCGCTCACCGGTTGGCTTGCAGACCATTGGAAAGAGTTGTCCAACGGGACCTCCGCAGCGTCCCTGCTGGATTGGTGCGTCCTTGAAGTGAGCAGCTTTCAACTGGACACCGCTCCAAGCTTTATGCCCGACATCGGGATCATCTTGAATGTGACCCAGGATCACTTGGATCGCTATGAGAGTTTTGATGCCTATGCGGCGTCCAAGTTCTCCCTTTTTAAGAGGTCCGCGGGGCTTGTGCAGACGGCCGTGATCAACGCAGACGACCCCGTTTGTTGCCGATGGGCTTCTCAAATTGCCGCCCAGACCCTGTATTTTTCTCGGTCGAATTCCAGCGCCGCAGCTATTACGGACGGCCGAATCCTTACGGTGATGGACCCGCGTGGAGTGCGCCGTCAGTTTCGTTTAGACCGGTGGGCGCTGCGAGGATGGCACAACCTGGAAAACCTCATGGCCGCCACCCTGGCCGCGTTGCGCGGCGGGGTCGACCCTCAAACGATTCAGGAGGTCATCGACACGTTTCGGCCTTCAGCGCATCGCATGGAATGGCTGGGTACGGTGGATGGCGTGGGATTCATCAACGATTCCAAAGGAACCAACGTGGGCGCCGTGATCAAGGCTTTGGAGAGCTGCGCGCAACCGGTGGTGCTGCTGTTGGGAGGACGTTCTAAGAAAACGGATTTTCGAGACTTGGCTCCCCTGTGCGCAGAGAAAGTGCGAGCGGTTGTGGGGTTTGGCGAAACCGGGCCTCAAGCGGCTGAAGAACTTTCAGGCCATGTTCCCACGGTGGTCGTCCAAGACTTGGAAAAGGCTTTTCACGAAGCCGTGCAGCGGGCCGTTTCGGGTGACGTGGTGCTGCTGTCGCCTGGGTGCGCCTCCTTTGATCAGTATGCCAACTATGCCGCCCGTGGAGATCACTTTCGCGCGCTTTTTGAGCAGCATAAGAAAAAGGCCGCGGAACGTTCGGGAATGGTTTAG
- the ftsW gene encoding putative lipid II flippase FtsW, with translation MDRNGATPGMMPYGPSERGEAPTAALWSPSGQIWALVLLLMAFSILMVWSASVSTGMRQEGFLSGVPSYPVKQAIFAALGVALILFFERFPYRVFLPLCKVLLLGMVLALVLVLIPGFGVEINRARRWFAVGSFLVQPSEYAKVGWVIYLSGYLTRKKDRLDRLFSGLGPSLCALGLVCVLLLLEPDFGTCAILVGVSFVLWTAGGVPWRHLFLFVPLAGLALGALVIFSPYRLTRLMAFLNPWTDPLDSGYNLIQSLIAVGSGGLWGKGLGAGQQKLFYLPEPFTDFIVAVMAEELGFVGMLFLTAVVLFLFWRGLGVALNAVDDLGGLLALGLTFLIVFQAWFNIGVVLGLFPTKGLTCPFLSYGGSSLTANCIAVGIILSVARRARL, from the coding sequence ATGGATCGCAACGGAGCGACCCCAGGCATGATGCCCTATGGACCTTCAGAAAGAGGCGAGGCGCCGACTGCAGCGCTGTGGAGTCCATCCGGACAGATCTGGGCCCTCGTGTTGTTGCTCATGGCCTTTAGCATCCTGATGGTGTGGAGCGCCAGTGTGTCCACGGGCATGCGGCAAGAGGGTTTTTTGAGTGGAGTGCCGTCTTATCCCGTCAAGCAGGCGATTTTTGCCGCCCTGGGTGTGGCGCTCATCCTATTTTTTGAGCGGTTTCCCTATCGAGTTTTCTTGCCGTTGTGCAAGGTTCTTCTGTTGGGAATGGTCCTGGCTTTGGTTCTTGTGCTGATTCCTGGCTTTGGGGTGGAAATCAATCGAGCGCGCCGGTGGTTCGCCGTAGGGTCGTTTCTCGTGCAACCGTCGGAATACGCAAAGGTGGGGTGGGTGATCTATCTAAGCGGCTACCTGACCCGAAAAAAGGACCGTTTGGATCGTTTGTTTTCTGGCCTTGGGCCCTCCTTGTGCGCTCTTGGCCTTGTGTGCGTCCTTTTGCTTTTGGAACCCGATTTCGGTACCTGCGCCATTCTGGTCGGGGTGAGTTTCGTGCTGTGGACGGCGGGCGGCGTGCCGTGGCGACACCTTTTTCTTTTCGTTCCTTTAGCGGGACTTGCCTTGGGGGCCTTGGTGATCTTTTCCCCGTACCGGCTCACCCGGCTCATGGCCTTTCTGAATCCCTGGACCGATCCCCTGGACAGCGGCTACAACCTCATTCAGTCCCTCATTGCTGTTGGATCCGGTGGACTTTGGGGCAAGGGTCTCGGTGCCGGGCAACAAAAACTTTTTTATCTGCCGGAACCCTTCACGGATTTCATCGTTGCGGTCATGGCCGAGGAATTGGGTTTTGTGGGCATGTTGTTCCTAACGGCCGTGGTGCTGTTTTTGTTCTGGAGAGGCCTTGGTGTGGCCTTGAATGCCGTGGACGACTTGGGGGGCCTTCTTGCCTTGGGTCTGACCTTTCTCATCGTCTTTCAAGCCTGGTTCAATATCGGCGTGGTCTTGGGTTTGTTCCCCACCAAGGGACTGACGTGCCCTTTTCTGTCCTATGGGGGCAGTTCCCTGACCGCCAACTGCATCGCCGTCGGCATCATTTTGAGTGTGGCGCGGCGGGCTCGTTTGTGA
- the murC gene encoding UDP-N-acetylmuramate--L-alanine ligase — MYKRYQHIHFVGIGGIGMSGIAELLLNLGYRVSGSDLRESETTQRLRQLGAEIHIGHHESHVQGADVVVLSSAVAESNAEVMAARKMGKVPVIRRAEMLAELMRLKYAVLVAGAHGKTTTTSMVATVLARGGLDPTVVIGGKLNAWGTNAKLGAGDFMVAEADESDGTFLMLSPTIAVVTNIDWEHVDFYRDLEHIRETFLQFINKVPFYGQAVLCLEDENIQHLLPRIQKRFVTYGFSSQADFQARQVTLDGLGCRYRAYHKDCELGEMVLPLPGRHNVLNSLAAVAVALELELDWEAIRLGIQDMTGVQRRFQIKGERAGVLVLDDYGHHPTEIRAVLKALTESYPHRRKIVVFQPHRYTRTRGLLDQFATCFYQSDILFLTEIYAAGEPPIEGVTGRRLADEVAKYGHHDITFCPTLEEVTKALVQRVQPGDVVMTLGAGNVWQVGEWLLEQLTGNGPKVFRGVSC, encoded by the coding sequence GTGTACAAGCGGTACCAACATATTCATTTTGTGGGCATTGGCGGCATCGGCATGAGCGGCATTGCCGAACTGCTGCTCAATCTGGGCTATCGCGTCAGTGGCTCGGACCTTCGAGAAAGCGAGACGACCCAAAGGCTTCGTCAGTTAGGGGCCGAAATTCATATCGGTCACCATGAAAGCCATGTGCAGGGGGCCGACGTGGTGGTGTTATCGTCGGCCGTGGCGGAAAGTAATGCCGAGGTGATGGCGGCGAGGAAAATGGGTAAGGTGCCCGTCATTCGCCGAGCGGAAATGCTCGCCGAACTGATGCGCCTCAAGTACGCCGTGCTTGTGGCCGGCGCTCACGGAAAAACCACGACCACATCCATGGTGGCCACGGTGCTTGCTCGAGGCGGCCTGGACCCCACAGTCGTCATCGGCGGCAAGCTGAACGCGTGGGGCACCAACGCCAAACTGGGCGCCGGCGATTTTATGGTGGCCGAAGCAGATGAAAGTGATGGGACCTTCTTGATGCTTTCACCCACCATTGCCGTGGTGACCAATATCGATTGGGAGCACGTGGATTTTTATCGCGACTTGGAACACATTCGTGAAACCTTTTTGCAGTTTATCAATAAGGTTCCATTTTACGGTCAGGCGGTCCTGTGTCTCGAAGATGAAAACATTCAGCACCTCTTGCCTCGAATTCAAAAAAGGTTTGTCACCTACGGTTTTTCATCGCAGGCCGATTTTCAGGCGAGGCAGGTGACGTTGGATGGTTTGGGGTGCCGGTACCGGGCCTATCATAAGGACTGCGAACTGGGAGAGATGGTACTGCCGCTGCCTGGCCGACACAATGTGCTCAATTCCCTGGCGGCCGTCGCGGTGGCCTTGGAGCTGGAGTTGGACTGGGAGGCCATTCGGTTGGGGATTCAGGACATGACCGGAGTCCAACGGCGGTTCCAAATCAAGGGCGAACGGGCCGGAGTGCTGGTTTTGGACGACTACGGACATCATCCCACGGAAATTCGTGCGGTGTTAAAAGCCCTGACCGAAAGCTACCCACATCGGCGAAAAATTGTGGTGTTTCAGCCGCATCGTTACACGCGTACTCGCGGGCTTTTGGACCAGTTTGCGACCTGCTTTTACCAGTCCGACATTCTGTTCCTGACGGAGATTTATGCTGCCGGTGAACCTCCCATTGAAGGAGTCACGGGGCGGCGCCTTGCGGACGAGGTGGCCAAATATGGCCATCACGACATCACCTTTTGTCCGACGCTTGAAGAGGTCACGAAAGCTCTTGTGCAGCGGGTTCAACCCGGCGATGTGGTCATGACGCTGGGTGCCGGCAATGTGTGGCAGGTGGGGGAATGGCTCCTGGAGCAACTGACAGGGAACGGCCCAAAGGTGTTTCGGGGAGTGTCCTGCTGA
- the murB gene encoding UDP-N-acetylmuramate dehydrogenase, translated as MEWTRLLGDLGEDVEVQWNVPASRLSTFRVGGSVQCVVQPKTEASLKAVLQRLRGEGVPWTILGRGSNVLLPDGLWHRVVILLDRCCTQLRWKPWDHRSGTMTAGAGIRLAQLLKLSMRHGWTGLEFLAGIPASVGGAVMMNAGTRKGSIADVLQRVRILDKDLQEQMLPRTALPMGYRCGGLPQDAVVLEADFRVTEAMPHRVARKIARILRERRQNQPLRWPSAGCVFKNPGSQSAGALIDRAGFKGFRIGDAEVSPVHANWIVNRGQATRDDVLHVIEAVRQGVRERFGVDLELEVQVLE; from the coding sequence ATGGAATGGACCCGCCTCCTAGGAGATCTTGGTGAGGATGTGGAGGTGCAGTGGAATGTGCCGGCCTCCAGGTTGAGCACCTTTCGTGTGGGCGGATCCGTTCAATGCGTGGTGCAACCCAAAACCGAAGCGTCCTTGAAAGCGGTGCTTCAGAGGTTAAGGGGCGAAGGCGTGCCCTGGACCATTCTCGGGAGAGGCAGCAATGTCCTATTGCCGGACGGCCTGTGGCATCGGGTGGTGATTTTGCTGGATCGCTGTTGCACCCAGTTGCGGTGGAAGCCTTGGGATCATCGATCTGGAACCATGACGGCGGGTGCTGGCATACGCCTGGCCCAGTTGCTCAAACTGTCCATGCGTCACGGCTGGACCGGGCTGGAATTTCTTGCGGGCATCCCTGCATCCGTTGGTGGCGCGGTCATGATGAACGCGGGAACACGAAAGGGATCCATTGCCGATGTGTTGCAGAGGGTGAGGATTCTTGACAAGGACCTTCAGGAACAGATGCTGCCCCGCACCGCCTTGCCCATGGGGTATCGATGCGGCGGGCTGCCTCAGGACGCGGTGGTCTTGGAAGCGGATTTTCGAGTCACGGAGGCCATGCCCCATCGAGTGGCTCGAAAGATTGCGCGAATTCTTAGAGAGCGCCGCCAAAACCAGCCTCTTCGATGGCCTTCCGCCGGTTGCGTTTTTAAAAATCCGGGATCCCAATCGGCCGGCGCCCTCATTGATCGAGCAGGATTCAAGGGATTTCGCATCGGCGATGCGGAAGTTTCGCCGGTGCACGCCAATTGGATCGTCAATCGCGGTCAAGCCACGCGGGATGATGTGCTTCACGTCATCGAGGCTGTGCGCCAAGGGGTTCGCGAGCGTTTTGGCGTGGACTTGGAATTGGAAGTGCAGGTCCTGGAATGA
- a CDS encoding cell division protein FtsQ/DivIB: protein MGGPIHWVLVLLALGVVLGAALGISCLFCRAYAALLDAPLLRVKSIEIRGTVRLNRKTVLDTLGVPKGTSMLRLRLDVLAQRLERLSWVKSAQVALDPSGRLVVMIGERKPVAVVMGARPLLMDEEGWLFMEVKVESYMELPYVTKVGSRKPALGERVPEAFLEVFHELLRALKGVSGLGVQFVSEILWDPLEGVSIYANPTGTRIHLGNGDFLLKMQRMRRALREVERRMGAAALDGLQAMDLSYPDRAYIQGRFQKGQGV, encoded by the coding sequence GTGGGAGGACCGATTCATTGGGTGTTGGTTCTTTTGGCACTGGGAGTTGTCCTGGGAGCTGCGCTGGGCATAAGTTGCCTTTTTTGTCGAGCTTATGCGGCTCTTTTGGACGCACCTCTGCTGAGGGTGAAGAGTATCGAAATACGAGGGACGGTAAGGCTGAATCGAAAAACCGTTCTGGATACCTTGGGCGTTCCCAAGGGGACCAGCATGCTCAGGCTGCGGCTGGACGTCTTGGCCCAGCGGCTCGAAAGGCTTTCGTGGGTCAAATCGGCTCAGGTGGCCCTGGATCCCAGCGGCCGGCTCGTGGTCATGATCGGTGAGCGCAAGCCCGTGGCGGTGGTCATGGGAGCGCGCCCTCTGCTCATGGACGAAGAGGGCTGGCTGTTTATGGAGGTTAAGGTCGAATCTTACATGGAACTGCCCTATGTGACCAAAGTGGGCTCGAGAAAACCCGCACTGGGAGAGCGCGTTCCGGAGGCCTTTCTTGAGGTCTTTCATGAGCTTCTCAGGGCCTTGAAGGGTGTGTCGGGTCTGGGCGTCCAATTTGTGTCAGAAATTCTATGGGATCCATTGGAAGGCGTCTCGATTTATGCCAATCCCACAGGAACTCGTATCCATCTTGGAAATGGGGATTTTTTGCTGAAGATGCAACGCATGCGGAGAGCTCTCAGAGAAGTGGAGCGTCGCATGGGTGCGGCCGCCTTGGATGGGCTGCAGGCTATGGATCTGTCCTATCCCGATCGAGCCTACATTCAGGGCCGATTTCAGAAGGGGCAAGGCGTGTGA
- the ftsA gene encoding cell division protein FtsA, whose amino-acid sequence MMARRDDLIVGLDLGTTKVCVVVGEMTPEGIDIVGVGTTPSVGMRGGVVVNIDQTVNAIRKAVSEAERMAGCQISSVYTSVGGTHITSLNSHGVIAIKSREVTRTDVERVLEAAKAIAMPFDRRVLHVLPQQYIVDDQEGIQDPLGMSGVRLEAKVHIVTGVFSALQNIVKCCERAGLHVLDIVMESLASSESVLDPDEKHLGVALVDMGGGTTSVAVFREQAIRYSSVIGLGGNHVTSDISVGLRTAIDEAEKIKRQYGCATIERVDPQEVIAVGSVGGQKPRELARSILAEIIEARVEEILKVTELELIRSGYTEFLHAGVVLTGGVSLLPGIRDLAERVFDLPVRIGVPYRFGGLGDVVKNPIYATATGLLLYGWQHGPRLRQRSSEESWWHRGWAFLKNLFKEF is encoded by the coding sequence ATGATGGCAAGAAGAGATGACCTGATCGTCGGCTTGGATCTCGGGACCACCAAGGTGTGTGTCGTGGTCGGGGAAATGACACCCGAAGGGATTGATATCGTCGGGGTGGGAACGACGCCTTCGGTGGGCATGCGCGGCGGTGTGGTGGTCAACATCGATCAAACGGTCAACGCCATTCGCAAGGCGGTCAGCGAAGCGGAAAGGATGGCAGGGTGCCAGATTTCTTCCGTGTATACCAGCGTGGGCGGAACGCACATTACGAGCCTCAACAGCCATGGGGTGATTGCTATCAAGAGCCGCGAGGTGACGCGAACGGATGTGGAACGGGTCCTGGAAGCGGCCAAGGCCATCGCCATGCCTTTTGACCGCCGTGTTCTGCACGTGTTGCCCCAGCAATACATCGTGGACGATCAGGAAGGCATTCAGGACCCTTTGGGCATGTCCGGCGTGCGTCTGGAAGCCAAAGTGCACATTGTCACAGGAGTCTTCAGCGCCTTGCAAAACATCGTCAAGTGCTGTGAACGGGCCGGATTGCATGTGTTGGATATTGTGATGGAATCCTTGGCTTCCAGTGAGTCGGTTTTGGATCCCGATGAGAAGCATTTGGGCGTAGCTCTGGTGGACATGGGCGGAGGCACCACCAGTGTTGCCGTCTTTCGAGAACAGGCGATTCGGTATTCTTCGGTGATCGGCCTGGGTGGCAACCATGTGACATCCGATATTTCTGTGGGACTTCGCACGGCGATCGATGAGGCAGAAAAGATTAAGCGCCAATACGGATGCGCGACGATTGAGCGCGTGGATCCTCAAGAAGTGATCGCCGTGGGTTCCGTAGGCGGCCAAAAACCTCGAGAATTGGCGCGCTCTATCTTGGCGGAAATCATCGAGGCACGCGTGGAAGAAATCTTGAAGGTCACAGAATTGGAGCTCATTCGCTCAGGCTACACGGAATTCCTTCACGCGGGCGTGGTGCTCACAGGAGGGGTATCCCTACTGCCGGGGATTCGGGATTTGGCGGAGCGTGTTTTTGACCTGCCGGTGCGCATAGGGGTTCCTTACCGTTTTGGTGGTTTGGGCGACGTGGTGAAAAACCCGATCTATGCCACGGCGACGGGGCTTTTGCTTTACGGATGGCAACACGGGCCGAGACTGCGCCAAAGATCCTCGGAAGAGTCCTGGTGGCATCGAGGGTGGGCCTTTCTCAAGAACCTTTTTAAAGAGTTTTGA
- the ftsZ gene encoding cell division protein FtsZ, with protein sequence MESKPIHGARIKVLGIGGGGGNAVNNMIAAGMEGVEFIAANTDFQVLERNMASVHVQLGTNLTKGLGAGGDPEKGAKATEEDLDKIREALQGSDMVFITAGLGGGTGTGGAPIIAKVCKELGALTVAVVTKPFSFEGKVRQRNAEQGLKALGEVVDTLISIPNDRLSSLADRRATLLEMFRKADDVLLHAVKGISDLIMNPGLINVDFADVKTVMSEMGLAMMGTGVAKGENRAAMAAQMAISSPLLEDISIHGARAALINICAGPDLAMYEFEEASTIIYNEVDNEAQIILGTTIDETMGDELRVTVIATGIGQPKQQAKRDMSRITRLRQESAVEPIMPHVPEATVLPAAASAPIRDDLILEDRPRKRSFFKRLTGGSVDEEDWNIPTFIRKQAD encoded by the coding sequence ATGGAAAGCAAACCGATTCATGGAGCACGCATCAAGGTCTTAGGAATTGGTGGTGGGGGCGGCAACGCTGTGAACAACATGATCGCCGCAGGCATGGAAGGGGTTGAATTCATCGCGGCGAACACGGACTTTCAGGTCTTGGAAAGAAACATGGCCTCTGTGCACGTGCAGCTGGGCACCAACCTCACCAAAGGTTTGGGCGCCGGAGGCGATCCGGAAAAAGGCGCCAAGGCCACGGAAGAAGATTTGGACAAGATTCGTGAAGCGCTACAAGGCAGCGATATGGTCTTCATCACTGCAGGTCTTGGTGGAGGGACCGGCACGGGTGGAGCGCCCATCATCGCTAAAGTGTGCAAGGAACTGGGAGCCTTGACGGTGGCTGTTGTCACCAAGCCCTTTAGTTTTGAAGGTAAAGTGCGGCAACGCAACGCCGAACAGGGACTCAAAGCCCTGGGGGAAGTGGTGGATACCCTCATTAGCATTCCCAACGACCGGCTGAGCAGTCTGGCCGATCGACGCGCCACTCTTCTTGAAATGTTCCGTAAAGCAGACGATGTGCTCCTGCACGCCGTCAAAGGCATTTCCGATCTCATCATGAATCCGGGTTTGATTAATGTGGACTTTGCGGATGTGAAGACCGTCATGAGCGAGATGGGCTTGGCCATGATGGGTACAGGCGTGGCGAAGGGAGAAAACCGAGCCGCCATGGCGGCGCAAATGGCCATTTCCAGTCCGCTTCTGGAAGACATTTCCATTCACGGAGCTCGCGCGGCCCTTATCAACATCTGTGCCGGTCCGGATCTGGCCATGTACGAGTTTGAAGAAGCGTCCACGATCATTTACAATGAAGTGGACAACGAAGCGCAGATCATTTTGGGCACGACTATTGACGAGACCATGGGCGATGAGCTGCGGGTGACCGTGATCGCCACGGGCATTGGCCAGCCTAAGCAGCAAGCCAAGCGCGATATGTCCCGGATTACAAGGCTTCGACAGGAATCGGCGGTGGAACCCATTATGCCTCACGTGCCGGAAGCCACGGTGTTGCCGGCCGCGGCCAGCGCTCCTATTCGGGATGATTTGATTCTTGAGGATCGTCCCAGGAAGAGGAGTTTCTTCAAGAGACTGACAGGAGGATCGGTCGACGAGGAGGATTGGAACATTCCCACATTCATTCGCAAACAAGCCGACTGA
- a CDS encoding radical SAM protein, producing MISRNPGGSIHIVLAFPNTYHVGMSNLGFQTAYRLFNDIPFVTCERVFYPDPEIRAKCRSGRAQLLSMESSRPLTDFHLIAFSVSFENDYPAILEMLHWAGLSVRSADRHETDPLVAAGGVAVLLNPEPLADFMDFFFIGEAEGLVNPFVRHWIDAQGASRREILEYLAEHCPGLYVPRLYTPVYGSTGVLQSIQPKGKVPTRVRAVKVGLDSIEPAHSVLVTKETEFSETALIEIGRGCGRGCRFCAAGFIYRPPRFHTLEAISRLVAEWMPHTARIGLVSPAVSDYPELNELCHRLLDWNLQVHFSSLRADKVSPDILMALGESGLKAVAIAPEAGSERLRAVIGKHLTDENVLSAAERLTACGVQHLKLYFMIGLPLETREDLAATVDLVKRVKHRVLERSRGQKKLGEITLSVHSFVPKPFTPFQWAPFAGVSELKAKAKWLKHALGKVANVRVHFDLPKWAYVQAMLSRGDRRVGDLLEKVALKGMSWTQVARESVLNPDFWVMRERDPDEVFPWEIVDHGVKRAFLRSQYERAMRGLASEPCVQEPGCHICGACGRAHAEGPS from the coding sequence TTGATCTCCCGAAATCCGGGAGGATCTATCCATATTGTTCTCGCATTTCCTAACACTTACCATGTTGGCATGTCCAACCTGGGGTTTCAGACCGCCTATCGGCTTTTCAATGACATTCCTTTCGTGACGTGCGAACGGGTTTTTTATCCCGACCCGGAGATTCGCGCAAAGTGCCGTTCGGGCAGAGCACAGCTACTCTCCATGGAGTCGTCCCGGCCTTTGACGGATTTTCACCTCATCGCCTTTTCGGTCTCTTTTGAAAATGATTATCCGGCCATTTTGGAAATGCTTCATTGGGCGGGGCTTTCGGTACGAAGTGCCGACCGCCATGAGACGGACCCTTTGGTTGCTGCCGGAGGCGTCGCAGTCTTATTAAATCCGGAACCCTTGGCCGATTTTATGGATTTTTTCTTCATCGGCGAGGCCGAAGGCCTTGTAAATCCTTTTGTGCGTCACTGGATCGATGCGCAGGGGGCATCGCGCCGCGAAATATTGGAGTATTTGGCTGAACACTGCCCCGGCCTTTATGTGCCTCGGCTGTATACACCCGTCTATGGGTCAACGGGCGTTCTGCAGAGCATACAGCCCAAGGGAAAGGTTCCGACAAGGGTCCGAGCCGTCAAGGTGGGTTTGGACTCCATAGAACCTGCCCATTCGGTTTTGGTCACCAAAGAGACGGAATTTTCCGAGACGGCTCTGATCGAGATTGGCCGCGGCTGTGGTCGCGGCTGCCGGTTTTGTGCGGCGGGATTTATTTACAGGCCCCCTCGGTTTCACACCCTCGAGGCCATAAGCCGCCTTGTGGCCGAGTGGATGCCCCATACGGCGCGCATCGGTCTCGTCAGCCCGGCCGTCTCCGATTATCCAGAACTGAATGAACTTTGCCACCGCCTTTTGGACTGGAACCTGCAAGTGCATTTTTCCTCCCTGCGGGCGGACAAGGTGTCCCCGGACATTTTAATGGCTTTGGGGGAAAGCGGCTTGAAAGCCGTTGCCATAGCCCCCGAAGCGGGTTCCGAACGCTTGCGGGCCGTGATCGGCAAGCACCTCACGGACGAGAATGTCCTTTCGGCTGCGGAGCGCCTCACGGCGTGTGGTGTTCAGCATTTGAAGCTTTATTTTATGATCGGGTTGCCTTTGGAGACCCGTGAAGATCTGGCGGCCACGGTGGATTTGGTCAAAAGGGTCAAGCACCGGGTGCTGGAGCGCAGTCGAGGCCAAAAGAAACTGGGGGAGATCACCTTGAGTGTTCATTCTTTCGTCCCCAAGCCGTTCACGCCTTTTCAATGGGCGCCCTTTGCGGGGGTGAGTGAGCTCAAAGCCAAGGCCAAATGGCTCAAGCATGCTCTGGGCAAAGTCGCCAATGTGCGCGTCCATTTCGATCTACCCAAATGGGCTTATGTGCAGGCGATGCTGAGCCGAGGAGACCGTCGGGTGGGTGACCTGCTGGAAAAGGTCGCACTCAAGGGCATGAGTTGGACCCAGGTGGCCAGAGAATCGGTGCTGAATCCGGATTTTTGGGTGATGCGGGAAAGGGATCCGGACGAAGTTTTTCCATGGGAGATCGTGGATCACGGCGTCAAGCGAGCTTTCCTGCGTTCTCAATACGAAAGAGCCATGCGTGGCCTTGCCTCGGAACCCTGCGTTCAAGAACCGGGGTGCCATATCTGTGGCGCATGTGGGCGTGCCCATGCCGAGGGTCCATCGTGA
- a CDS encoding DnaJ domain-containing protein produces MTSNLNDYYAILGVSPKASPEEIKRAFRKLALETHPDRNPGDRQAEERFKKINEAYGVLSDPQKRAEYDRYRVMSHRPGTVHGPAGGFGYSQEEIFRDFFTSRQAQEIFAEMRREFERMGFRFDDSFLNNIFFGGRTFVFRATMWGGPEGVRVYRSAGRYGTESPSKGHGDFSKPSSKSSLVLPVLKMGASLLYQAGKNMGKRLVRKALEWVGLGDQGHGIGADGAGGADVVYRLTIDLEEAMHGTVLEVALPHLGNKRVAVRIPPGVSSGTRLRLKSLGKTIQHHGLPVQGDTYIELRVEGM; encoded by the coding sequence ATGACCTCAAACCTCAACGACTATTACGCCATCCTAGGGGTTTCTCCGAAAGCGTCGCCGGAGGAAATCAAAAGGGCCTTCAGAAAATTGGCTCTGGAAACCCATCCGGATCGCAATCCGGGGGATCGCCAAGCGGAAGAACGATTCAAAAAGATCAATGAAGCTTACGGTGTGTTGTCAGATCCTCAAAAAAGGGCCGAATACGACCGGTATCGGGTTATGAGTCATCGACCGGGCACCGTCCATGGACCTGCGGGCGGCTTTGGCTACAGTCAGGAAGAAATCTTTCGAGACTTTTTCACAAGTCGACAGGCTCAGGAAATTTTTGCGGAAATGCGTCGAGAATTCGAGCGCATGGGCTTTCGGTTTGATGACAGTTTCTTGAACAACATCTTTTTTGGGGGCAGGACTTTTGTTTTTCGCGCCACCATGTGGGGCGGACCCGAAGGCGTGCGCGTTTATCGCTCCGCGGGTCGTTACGGCACGGAGTCCCCATCGAAGGGGCATGGGGATTTTTCCAAGCCTTCGTCCAAATCTTCGCTGGTCCTTCCCGTGCTTAAAATGGGAGCTTCGCTGCTCTATCAAGCCGGAAAAAACATGGGCAAGCGCTTGGTGCGCAAGGCCCTGGAATGGGTCGGTCTGGGAGACCAAGGACATGGCATCGGCGCAGATGGAGCAGGCGGTGCGGACGTGGTGTACCGGCTGACCATCGATCTGGAAGAAGCCATGCACGGAACGGTTCTGGAAGTGGCTTTACCCCATCTGGGTAACAAACGGGTGGCGGTCAGAATTCCTCCGGGCGTCTCCAGTGGCACGCGCCTGAGGCTCAAGAGTCTTGGAAAGACGATCCAGCATCACGGTTTGCCGGTGCAAGGCGATACCTACATTGAGCTGCGGGTCGAGGGCATGTGA